A stretch of Gemmatimonas aurantiaca T-27 DNA encodes these proteins:
- a CDS encoding 4'-phosphopantetheinyl transferase family protein, translating to MPERMRHHEASLAGPSRLASAPLLTQLGGSVLRSAPVDDALMSDAGIRALVEAGHLHGDEAELALAMPEGRRGTFVAGRMALRHAMRDAIPMATETATAKGAETSGLLSDASLRHMAFLRTARGGPQLPSAVTGSVSHKRTLALAAIAPRHRRVPEGGLLQHVGVDLERRPTTDDLRRPSIARRILTPQEIVWVQARATDPLHEREALLIHFAVKEAIYKAIDPFVHRYVRFTEVELELPFESGDRGEAPVQLLLPELRDTDIAVRAQWHLDGDWIVATAFSTSESDAQVGPGTAPGSIGGLTR from the coding sequence ATGCCTGAGCGCATGCGGCATCATGAGGCATCGTTGGCCGGACCATCGCGCCTCGCGTCCGCGCCGCTGCTGACGCAACTCGGTGGCAGTGTGCTGCGCAGCGCCCCCGTGGACGATGCGTTGATGAGCGATGCCGGCATCCGGGCATTGGTGGAAGCCGGGCACTTGCACGGTGATGAAGCGGAGCTCGCCCTTGCCATGCCCGAAGGACGACGCGGCACGTTCGTCGCAGGTCGTATGGCACTGCGTCATGCGATGCGGGACGCGATACCGATGGCGACAGAAACGGCGACCGCGAAGGGCGCCGAGACGTCCGGTCTGCTCTCCGATGCGTCGCTGCGGCACATGGCGTTTCTGCGCACGGCTCGGGGCGGACCACAGCTTCCGTCTGCCGTCACCGGATCGGTGAGCCACAAGCGCACCCTCGCCTTGGCGGCGATTGCTCCTCGGCATCGACGCGTGCCCGAAGGGGGCTTGCTGCAGCATGTCGGCGTGGATCTCGAACGCCGTCCCACCACAGACGACCTGCGGCGCCCCTCGATCGCCCGCCGGATCCTGACCCCGCAGGAGATCGTCTGGGTGCAGGCTCGGGCCACGGACCCGCTGCACGAACGGGAAGCGCTGCTGATTCACTTCGCCGTGAAAGAGGCCATCTACAAGGCCATCGACCCCTTCGTGCATCGCTACGTGCGTTTTACCGAAGTGGAACTCGAATTGCCCTTCGAGAGCGGCGACCGGGGCGAGGCCCCGGTGCAGTTGTTGCTGCCCGAACTGCGGGACACCGACATCGCCGTACGCGCGCAGTGGCATCTGGACGGCGACTGGATCGTGGCCACGGCGTTCAGCACGTCCGAGTCCGACGCGCAGGTCGGGCCTGGCACGGCGCCGGGATCCATCGGCGGCCTGACACGGTAG
- a CDS encoding S9 family peptidase, translated as MWPTVAATFLAPALLTAQARGMDDSDVMRLKAVGGAAISPDGARVLYTVTGWEHPAAKGDTALGDRHDRRSHVFMVPAAGGATRQLTYGERGESQPTWSPDGKTVAFVASRGAGTGDDAPRAQIWLLPADGGEARQLSSLRDGVSGYVWSPDGSKIAVTSQDSISREDDAKRRRRDDAQVYEGPSRLSHIWVVDVATGAATRITTGNFTVNGVPSWSPDGARLAFQAGPTTLIRDERHDAYVVDVATKQLDRITSNGEVETTPQFSPDGKLLAFTVVPHEFAAHKDGIPPRTLRNGRVTTFDLATRTSTNHARPDFDVSAGALRWSPDGKELWFTASDRVYQSVYSYDFASKQYTKRTKDQLVAGLSHNRDASRFAFVLNTAAWPSEVYVQDGFSGTPKRITNTNPWIAERSIGASRVMTWKSKDGREVEGVLLLPVGYQEGNKVPLVVSAHGGPTGVHTNGFKLGNDPGQTWAARGWAVLYPNPRGSTGYGEWWMRANTGDWGGGDYRDIMTGVDDLIKRGIADSTRMAFEGWSYGGYMTSWVVSQTGRFKAAMMGAGLPSLLSMAGTTDIPGYINTFFGQPQYDGSIVNPSIRKFLERSGISYSDRITTPLLILHGSNDERVPIGQPMEFYRALKDRGKTTELVFYPREGHGFTEYYHQLDRMKREYEWMAKYTLGTPQKTAM; from the coding sequence ATGTGGCCGACCGTCGCCGCGACCTTCCTCGCGCCGGCGTTGCTGACGGCGCAGGCCCGCGGCATGGACGATTCCGACGTCATGCGCCTCAAGGCGGTTGGCGGCGCGGCCATCTCGCCCGACGGTGCCCGTGTGCTGTACACGGTCACCGGTTGGGAGCACCCCGCCGCGAAGGGTGATACCGCCCTCGGTGATCGTCACGATCGCCGCTCGCATGTGTTCATGGTCCCCGCAGCGGGCGGCGCCACGCGCCAGCTCACGTACGGGGAGCGTGGGGAATCGCAGCCCACCTGGTCGCCCGATGGCAAGACGGTGGCCTTCGTGGCCTCCCGTGGCGCCGGCACGGGCGATGACGCGCCCCGTGCCCAGATTTGGCTCCTGCCTGCCGATGGCGGCGAGGCCCGTCAGTTGTCGTCGTTGCGTGACGGCGTGTCGGGGTATGTGTGGTCACCTGATGGTTCGAAGATCGCCGTGACATCACAGGACTCGATCTCCCGTGAGGACGACGCCAAGCGCCGCCGTCGTGACGATGCGCAGGTGTACGAAGGGCCCTCGCGTCTGAGCCACATCTGGGTGGTGGACGTGGCCACGGGTGCGGCGACGCGTATCACGACCGGCAACTTCACCGTGAATGGCGTGCCTAGCTGGTCGCCCGATGGTGCCCGCCTGGCATTCCAGGCCGGTCCCACCACGCTCATTCGCGATGAACGCCACGATGCCTACGTCGTGGATGTTGCGACGAAGCAGCTCGATCGCATCACGTCGAATGGTGAAGTCGAGACCACGCCGCAGTTCTCGCCCGACGGCAAGCTGCTGGCCTTCACGGTGGTGCCGCACGAATTTGCGGCGCACAAGGACGGCATCCCGCCGCGCACGCTGCGCAACGGCCGGGTGACCACGTTCGATCTGGCCACCCGCACGAGCACCAACCATGCGCGCCCCGATTTTGATGTGAGCGCTGGCGCCCTGCGCTGGTCGCCCGATGGCAAGGAGCTGTGGTTCACGGCCAGCGATCGGGTGTATCAGTCTGTCTATTCGTACGATTTTGCCAGCAAGCAGTACACCAAGCGCACCAAAGACCAGTTGGTGGCGGGGTTGTCGCACAATCGCGATGCGAGCCGTTTTGCCTTTGTGCTCAATACGGCGGCCTGGCCGTCGGAAGTGTACGTGCAGGACGGTTTCTCGGGCACACCGAAGCGCATCACGAACACCAATCCGTGGATTGCCGAGCGTTCGATCGGCGCGTCCCGCGTGATGACGTGGAAGAGCAAGGACGGCCGCGAAGTGGAAGGCGTGCTGCTCTTGCCGGTGGGCTATCAGGAAGGCAACAAGGTGCCGCTCGTGGTGTCGGCGCACGGTGGTCCGACTGGTGTGCACACCAACGGCTTCAAGCTCGGCAACGATCCAGGGCAGACCTGGGCCGCGCGCGGCTGGGCGGTGCTCTATCCCAACCCGCGTGGCTCGACGGGGTACGGCGAGTGGTGGATGCGCGCCAACACCGGTGACTGGGGCGGCGGCGACTATCGCGACATCATGACCGGCGTGGATGATCTCATCAAGCGTGGCATCGCCGACTCGACGCGCATGGCGTTCGAAGGCTGGAGCTACGGTGGCTACATGACGAGCTGGGTGGTGTCGCAGACGGGTCGCTTCAAGGCGGCCATGATGGGCGCCGGTTTGCCGTCGCTGTTGTCGATGGCGGGCACCACGGATATTCCGGGCTACATCAACACGTTCTTCGGCCAGCCGCAGTACGATGGTTCGATCGTGAACCCGAGCATCCGCAAGTTCCTCGAGCGTTCGGGCATTTCGTACAGCGATCGCATCACGACGCCGCTGCTCATCCTGCACGGCAGCAATGACGAGCGCGTACCGATCGGTCAGCCGATGGAGTTCTATCGCGCGCTCAAGGATCGCGGCAAGACCACGGAGCTGGTGTTTTATCCGCGCGAAGGCCACGGCTTCACCGAGTACTACCACCAGCTCGACCGCATGAAGCGTGAGTACGAGTGGATGGCGAAGTACACGCTCGGGACGCCGCAGAAGACGGCGATGTAG
- a CDS encoding FAD-dependent oxidoreductase — MRLSSLRIIIIGGATGGCAAALLFARAGARVSLIERVPHPRAVGAGIALAENGLAVLESIGLGPALRVALPVVGGRVTDAAGRPLLTPRPPAPSMHMVRRETLQGILLDAVAAEPLIETHFGTSLVAARPDGLVTMRRHGRSLDEVLEADLVIGADGVHSRVRDGGDFGVRIERTGLHYLRTLLPPGLGQQSEAWTSAGIFGSFDVDDGTYLYASCNTPRLRTAVRGCDLEVLRATWREAYPAAAPLLEAIDQWQSLLLHEVIGVHCRRWWHDKLVLLGDAAHAMAPNLGQGANSALVDAAVLLDELRRAETMADGLEAYTRRRKPKVGAVARTASLLGQLGEWTSPVARGIRDRVLFPVIDAMTTPNALLRVMQEDPDVLRAIGRG, encoded by the coding sequence ATGCGACTGTCTTCCTTGCGAATCATCATCATTGGCGGCGCCACCGGCGGCTGCGCGGCAGCCTTGCTGTTCGCACGCGCTGGTGCCCGCGTCTCGCTCATCGAGCGAGTGCCTCACCCGCGCGCTGTTGGCGCCGGCATTGCCTTGGCAGAAAATGGATTGGCTGTGCTCGAGTCCATCGGACTCGGGCCGGCACTGCGGGTGGCCCTTCCTGTCGTCGGCGGGCGGGTCACCGATGCGGCAGGTCGGCCGCTGCTCACACCGCGCCCTCCGGCACCATCGATGCACATGGTACGACGCGAAACACTGCAGGGCATCCTGCTCGACGCGGTGGCGGCAGAGCCGCTCATCGAGACACACTTTGGCACTTCGCTCGTGGCCGCCCGCCCGGACGGGCTGGTCACCATGCGTCGCCACGGCCGGTCACTCGACGAGGTCCTGGAAGCGGACCTCGTGATCGGCGCCGACGGGGTGCATTCGCGCGTCCGTGACGGCGGCGACTTCGGTGTGCGCATCGAACGCACCGGGCTCCACTACCTGCGCACGCTCCTCCCACCGGGATTGGGCCAGCAATCCGAAGCGTGGACCTCGGCGGGCATCTTTGGGTCGTTCGACGTGGACGACGGCACGTATCTCTACGCCTCATGCAACACGCCACGTCTACGCACCGCGGTGCGTGGGTGCGATCTGGAGGTGCTGCGCGCCACCTGGCGTGAGGCCTATCCGGCTGCGGCGCCGTTGCTCGAGGCGATCGACCAGTGGCAATCGTTGCTCCTTCACGAAGTCATTGGTGTGCATTGTCGACGCTGGTGGCATGACAAGCTGGTACTGCTGGGCGATGCGGCTCATGCCATGGCCCCCAACCTCGGGCAGGGCGCCAACAGCGCCTTGGTCGATGCGGCGGTGCTGCTGGACGAGCTGCGTCGCGCCGAGACCATGGCCGACGGTCTCGAGGCCTACACGCGGCGTCGCAAGCCGAAGGTCGGCGCCGTCGCACGCACGGCGTCGTTGCTGGGCCAACTCGGTGAATGGACCAGCCCCGTGGCGCGTGGAATCCGCGACCGGGTGCTGTTCCCTGTCATCGACGCGATGACGACGCCCAACGCGCTACTGCGCGTGATGCAGGAAGACCCCGACGTCTTGCGCGCGATTGGCAGGGGGTGA
- a CDS encoding FKBP-type peptidyl-prolyl cis-trans isomerase: MFRTLIRRVAPLVGAVLLTTACGSDATPDIPSNPAVETYAASLGVNIAQMTRKSDNLFIQDLVVGTGAEAIAGRSMDVHYTGYFINGNRFETSVGRTPINLTLGIGQVIPGWDQGLAGMKVGGRRKLVIGSALAYGRGGSGSIPPNTTLVFDVELVTVR, translated from the coding sequence ATGTTTCGTACCCTGATCCGCCGAGTGGCGCCGCTGGTCGGCGCCGTGCTTCTCACCACGGCCTGTGGCTCCGACGCGACGCCCGACATTCCGTCCAATCCGGCGGTCGAGACGTATGCTGCTTCGCTGGGCGTCAACATTGCGCAGATGACGCGCAAGAGTGACAACCTGTTCATCCAGGATCTGGTGGTTGGCACGGGCGCCGAGGCGATCGCCGGGCGTTCCATGGACGTGCACTACACCGGCTATTTCATCAACGGCAACCGCTTCGAGACCAGTGTGGGTCGCACGCCCATCAACCTCACGCTGGGCATCGGTCAGGTGATTCCCGGCTGGGATCAGGGATTGGCGGGCATGAAGGTGGGTGGCCGTCGCAAACTCGTGATCGGTTCGGCGTTGGCCTACGGACGTGGCGGATCGGGGTCCATCCCTCCCAACACCACGCTCGTCTTCGACGTGGAACTGGTCACGGTGCGGTAA
- a CDS encoding DUF485 domain-containing protein, translated as MTPDPKSAALAATRQLAAQRWRTALLLTISMVLVYFGFILLVAFNPALLGRRVGEGLSLGIVLGALVIVAAWLLTFTYVSWANRVYDPALRALREQHRAASQGGAP; from the coding sequence ATGACGCCTGATCCCAAGTCTGCCGCGTTGGCGGCCACCCGTCAGCTCGCGGCCCAGCGGTGGCGCACGGCGCTGCTGCTCACCATCTCGATGGTGCTGGTCTACTTCGGCTTCATCCTGCTCGTCGCCTTCAACCCGGCTTTGCTGGGACGGCGCGTGGGCGAGGGACTGTCACTCGGCATTGTACTGGGCGCACTCGTGATCGTGGCCGCCTGGCTGCTCACCTTCACCTACGTGTCGTGGGCCAACCGCGTGTATGACCCGGCGCTGCGCGCACTGCGGGAACAGCATCGGGCGGCCAGCCAGGGAGGTGCGCCATGA
- a CDS encoding solute symporter family protein translates to MTTLLQAAATTFGTPDPVAIGFFGVFIVITLGITWWAARRTQTAEHFYAAGRSVTAGQNGFALAGDYMSAASFLGIAGLVSTSGFDGLIYSTGWLVGWPIVLFLIAEPLRNLGRYTFADVVAARLNPVPVRISAAYGTLATIAFYLIAQMVGAGSLIRLLFGIPYETAVIIVGLAMMAYVLFGGMLATTWVQIVKAVLLLAGAALLATMVLARFGFDPRALFAAAAQQYGDRVLAPGSLVSNPLDAISLGLALMFGTAGLPHILMRFYTVPDAGAARRSVFIATGLIGLFYLMTFVLGFGAMVLVTPDVIKSIDAGGNMAAPMLAELLGGRAFLGFIAAVAFATILAVVAGLALSGAAAISHDLWSSVIRKGHPLPGEELKVARLATIVLALVAIALGVAFKGQNVAFMVGLAFAIAASANFPALVLSVFWRRTSTIGAASSMVVGTTATLVLIALSPAVQVDLLHKSSAIFPLKNPALITIPLSFLTGIVVSLLTPDRESAQRYAALETRLLLGEE, encoded by the coding sequence ATGACCACGCTGTTGCAGGCCGCCGCCACGACGTTCGGCACACCCGACCCCGTCGCCATCGGGTTTTTTGGCGTGTTCATCGTCATCACGCTGGGCATTACGTGGTGGGCGGCGCGCCGCACACAGACGGCGGAACACTTCTATGCGGCGGGGCGCTCGGTCACGGCCGGGCAGAATGGGTTTGCCCTCGCCGGTGACTACATGAGCGCGGCGTCGTTCCTCGGTATTGCCGGGCTGGTATCCACCAGTGGATTCGACGGATTGATCTACTCCACCGGCTGGCTGGTAGGGTGGCCCATCGTGTTGTTCCTCATTGCCGAACCGCTGCGCAATCTCGGACGCTACACCTTTGCCGATGTCGTGGCCGCGCGCCTCAATCCGGTGCCGGTGCGGATCAGCGCCGCATACGGCACACTGGCCACCATCGCGTTTTACCTCATCGCGCAGATGGTGGGCGCCGGGAGCCTGATTCGTCTGCTCTTTGGCATCCCCTACGAAACGGCGGTCATCATCGTGGGACTCGCCATGATGGCCTACGTGCTCTTCGGCGGTATGCTCGCCACCACGTGGGTGCAGATCGTGAAAGCGGTGCTGCTGCTCGCCGGCGCAGCGCTGTTGGCAACCATGGTGCTGGCCCGCTTCGGGTTCGATCCGCGGGCGCTTTTTGCCGCTGCGGCACAACAGTACGGCGACCGCGTGTTGGCACCGGGATCCCTGGTTTCCAATCCCCTCGACGCCATCTCGCTGGGACTCGCGCTGATGTTCGGCACTGCCGGCCTGCCGCACATCCTGATGCGCTTCTACACCGTGCCCGATGCCGGCGCCGCCCGTCGGTCGGTGTTCATCGCCACAGGACTCATCGGCCTCTTCTACCTGATGACCTTTGTGCTGGGTTTCGGTGCGATGGTGCTGGTCACGCCGGATGTGATCAAGTCCATCGACGCTGGCGGCAACATGGCTGCGCCGATGCTCGCCGAGTTGTTGGGTGGACGTGCGTTTCTGGGCTTCATCGCTGCGGTGGCATTTGCGACCATCCTGGCCGTCGTCGCGGGTCTCGCACTCTCGGGCGCGGCCGCCATCTCACATGACCTGTGGTCGAGCGTGATCCGCAAAGGCCATCCGTTGCCGGGTGAAGAACTGAAAGTCGCGCGCCTCGCCACCATTGTCCTGGCCCTGGTAGCGATCGCGCTCGGCGTGGCGTTCAAGGGGCAGAACGTGGCCTTCATGGTGGGCCTCGCGTTTGCGATCGCCGCCAGTGCCAACTTCCCGGCGCTCGTGTTGAGCGTGTTCTGGCGACGCACGAGCACCATCGGTGCGGCCTCCAGCATGGTGGTCGGCACCACAGCCACGCTGGTGCTCATCGCGCTGTCACCCGCCGTCCAGGTGGACCTGCTGCACAAGAGCAGCGCCATCTTCCCGCTCAAGAACCCGGCGCTGATCACGATCCCGCTGTCCTTTCTCACGGGCATCGTGGTATCGCTGCTGACCCCCGATCGTGAATCCGCCCAGCGCTATGCGGCGCTGGAAACCCGGCTTTTGCTCGGCGAAGAGTGA
- a CDS encoding N-acyl-D-amino-acid deacylase family protein has translation MAARALFVVPALGLLVFGALSSHLPEPVAGLGGDTAVATRLQPPVDSFDVLIVGGSVIDGTGSASRTVDVGLRGDRIVALGANLPRTKARTVIEARGRVVTPGFIDLHAHLEPLLQLPLMESALRQGVTLAVGGPDGSSSLPLGPYLDSVTTAKPGINVAYLVGHNDVRRRVLGMAARAPDAAELARMKQLVAEAMGQGAFGLSTGLLYLPGTYSNVDEVVALAQVASDSNGIYTSHLRKEGIGLLDGVGEAMEIGRRAKIPVVLTHHKAVGQQMWGKSVVTLAMVDSARKAGIDVMIDQYPYTATHTGISVLVPSWAMAGGDAEFRKRLAVPALKDSIVRGIVDNILNDRGGGDLARVQFSRVPWDRSLEGKTLKDWATREKLEPTPENGAQLVLQAMLKGGGNAIYHVLDEQDVRRIMTHPQTMIASDGRLSRPGDGHPHPRAYGTFPRVLGLYVREQKLLSLESAVHKMTQMPAQRLAMSDRGVLRVGALADVVVFDASTVKDQSTFTEPHQYPVGIETVIVNGTVAVRDGKPTGVRAGRVVRHGAKANN, from the coding sequence ATGGCCGCGCGTGCGCTGTTCGTGGTGCCGGCGCTGGGGCTGCTCGTATTCGGAGCGCTCTCGTCGCACCTGCCGGAGCCGGTAGCGGGCCTGGGTGGTGACACGGCCGTCGCCACCCGTCTGCAGCCGCCGGTGGATTCGTTCGATGTACTGATCGTGGGTGGGTCAGTCATCGATGGAACGGGCAGCGCGTCGCGCACCGTGGATGTGGGGCTGAGGGGCGACCGGATCGTGGCCCTGGGCGCGAATCTGCCCCGCACGAAGGCGCGCACCGTCATCGAAGCGCGAGGGCGTGTGGTGACGCCCGGCTTCATCGATCTGCACGCGCATCTCGAACCGCTCCTGCAGTTGCCGCTCATGGAGAGCGCGTTGCGGCAGGGTGTGACGCTCGCAGTGGGCGGTCCTGATGGCAGCTCCTCGTTGCCGCTGGGCCCCTATCTCGACTCCGTGACCACTGCGAAGCCCGGCATCAACGTGGCGTATCTGGTGGGGCACAATGACGTGCGTCGCCGGGTGCTGGGCATGGCGGCGCGTGCGCCCGATGCCGCGGAGCTGGCCCGCATGAAGCAGTTGGTGGCCGAGGCGATGGGACAGGGCGCGTTTGGGCTGAGCACGGGGTTGTTGTATCTGCCGGGCACGTATTCCAACGTGGACGAAGTGGTGGCACTGGCCCAGGTGGCGAGCGACAGCAACGGCATCTACACGTCACACCTGCGCAAGGAAGGCATCGGTTTGCTCGATGGTGTGGGCGAGGCGATGGAGATCGGCCGCCGCGCGAAGATTCCGGTGGTGCTCACGCATCACAAGGCGGTGGGCCAGCAGATGTGGGGCAAGAGTGTGGTGACGCTGGCCATGGTCGACAGCGCACGGAAGGCTGGCATCGATGTGATGATCGACCAGTATCCCTACACGGCCACACACACCGGTATCAGTGTGCTGGTACCCAGTTGGGCGATGGCCGGTGGTGACGCCGAGTTCCGCAAGCGATTGGCCGTGCCGGCGCTCAAGGACAGCATCGTTCGTGGCATCGTCGACAACATCCTGAACGATCGTGGTGGTGGTGATCTGGCGCGTGTGCAGTTCTCGCGTGTGCCGTGGGATCGTTCGCTCGAAGGCAAGACGCTCAAGGACTGGGCAACGCGCGAGAAACTCGAGCCCACGCCGGAGAACGGTGCGCAGTTGGTGCTGCAGGCCATGCTCAAGGGCGGTGGCAATGCCATCTACCATGTGCTCGACGAGCAGGACGTGCGGCGCATCATGACCCATCCGCAGACGATGATCGCCAGTGATGGCCGGCTGTCGCGTCCGGGGGATGGTCACCCGCACCCGCGCGCATACGGCACGTTCCCGCGGGTCCTCGGGCTGTATGTGCGCGAGCAGAAGTTGCTGTCGCTGGAAAGTGCTGTGCACAAGATGACCCAGATGCCAGCCCAGCGACTCGCCATGAGCGACCGCGGCGTGCTGCGGGTGGGCGCCCTGGCCGATGTGGTGGTGTTCGACGCCAGCACGGTGAAAGACCAGTCCACGTTCACGGAACCCCATCAGTATCCGGTGGGCATCGAAACGGTGATCGTGAACGGCACGGTGGCTGTTCGGGATGGCAAACCCACCGGCGTGCGCGCCGGACGGGTGGTGCGACACGGGGCCAAGGCCAATAATTGA
- a CDS encoding TlpA family protein disulfide reductase, whose translation MATPIRPGNLALTLVALSCAVLIARRATAERRTSAVDLSRDHHVVAGTDTAPETAPRLQDAIGVYKVKNLAGKTVPLIVEGQPTIVMINSRTCSWCKKSLKDIGELSEGRALPRLTVLTLEGAAEGEPMLAKEKIVGATLVGPAGPSEQVLLTFRNAGTPTFIAVDRNGRVVRTMPGYPIREELKFWHAVMLGEAEVP comes from the coding sequence ATGGCCACTCCCATTCGCCCAGGCAATCTCGCGCTCACCCTCGTGGCGCTGTCTTGTGCCGTCCTGATCGCCCGTCGGGCGACGGCAGAACGGCGCACATCGGCCGTCGACTTGTCGCGCGATCATCACGTCGTGGCGGGCACCGATACCGCGCCGGAAACGGCGCCGCGTCTGCAGGACGCCATCGGTGTCTACAAGGTGAAGAACCTGGCCGGGAAAACCGTGCCACTGATCGTCGAGGGGCAACCGACGATCGTGATGATCAATTCCCGCACCTGCTCGTGGTGCAAGAAGTCGCTCAAGGATATTGGCGAACTGTCAGAGGGCCGAGCGTTGCCGCGCCTGACCGTGCTCACGCTGGAGGGCGCCGCCGAAGGCGAACCGATGCTCGCCAAGGAGAAGATTGTCGGCGCCACCCTGGTTGGCCCAGCGGGGCCGTCGGAGCAGGTGTTGCTCACGTTCCGGAACGCCGGCACCCCCACGTTCATCGCGGTGGATCGCAATGGCCGTGTGGTACGCACCATGCCGGGCTATCCGATCCGCGAAGAGCTCAAGTTCTGGCACGCCGTCATGCTGGGAGAGGCTGAGGTTCCCTGA
- a CDS encoding vitamin K epoxide reductase family protein translates to MSIRKFMAIAALANAMVALYLHLWKLGLTGSLACTGAGGCAYVQGSRYGWFLGVDVALIGAIGYTLIFLTAVVGSLPQFEDVKWPNQALQVLVWPAVLFTVRLKYGEFVVLKGFCPWCAVSAVTMVVFAVLVILDAKRLREPQPLPA, encoded by the coding sequence GTGAGCATCCGCAAGTTCATGGCCATCGCGGCATTGGCCAACGCGATGGTAGCGCTGTACCTGCATCTCTGGAAACTTGGCCTGACCGGCTCGCTCGCCTGTACGGGCGCCGGTGGATGTGCCTACGTACAAGGCAGCCGCTATGGCTGGTTTCTCGGGGTCGACGTGGCCCTCATCGGGGCCATCGGCTACACGCTCATTTTTCTGACAGCGGTCGTTGGCTCGCTGCCGCAATTCGAAGATGTGAAGTGGCCCAATCAGGCGCTGCAGGTACTGGTGTGGCCTGCGGTGCTGTTCACGGTGCGCCTCAAGTACGGCGAGTTCGTGGTGCTGAAGGGCTTCTGCCCCTGGTGTGCCGTGTCCGCGGTAACGATGGTCGTCTTCGCGGTGCTGGTCATCCTCGACGCCAAGCGCCTCAGGGAACCTCAGCCTCTCCCAGCATGA
- a CDS encoding threonine/serine ThrE exporter family protein, which yields MSESAADLGPPLFADGRHKEPTAERVAAASHFILELARALHQHGTPAHRLESALSAAAQQLGLETNFMSTPTSIMVGIGPIDQQQVHLLRVEPGDTNLGHLSTLGEITRQVVDGEISTRAGLAQINALAKEPPRYAAWLVPVAFVMSSAAVACFLKVRTGDVVVASLLGLVTAIVSIFASRRESTRHVVEPTAAFLVTALAFTLDGVLHTKTGYATSLAGLVIMLPGLTFTVALTELSTRHLSSGTARLSGALVTFLGLGFGLALGAKAGAALGEDLSRWLPNLADLSSRAPLPNWAEWVALLVAPLGFMVLLKAQPRHALPIVVASTAAYLTSKFAGAAMGEQLGAFLGAMVVSAGSNLFARMKRRVAMVTQVPGLLILVPGSIGFRSVTSLLDQEVETGIATAFRVAIIGISLAAGLLAGNVVTRSVNRVRI from the coding sequence ATGAGCGAAAGTGCTGCCGATCTGGGACCACCGCTGTTTGCCGACGGGCGCCACAAGGAACCCACCGCGGAACGGGTCGCGGCGGCCAGCCATTTCATTCTCGAGCTGGCACGCGCGCTGCATCAGCACGGCACGCCGGCGCATCGGCTCGAGTCAGCCCTTTCTGCGGCCGCGCAGCAACTCGGGCTCGAGACCAATTTCATGTCCACCCCCACCAGCATCATGGTGGGCATTGGCCCCATCGACCAGCAGCAGGTCCACCTGCTGCGCGTGGAGCCGGGCGACACGAATCTCGGGCACCTGTCGACCCTGGGAGAAATCACGCGGCAGGTCGTGGACGGGGAGATTTCCACGCGCGCCGGCCTCGCCCAGATCAACGCCCTGGCCAAGGAGCCTCCCCGCTACGCGGCCTGGCTGGTTCCGGTGGCGTTTGTGATGTCGTCGGCGGCCGTGGCCTGTTTCCTCAAGGTGCGCACCGGCGACGTGGTGGTGGCCTCCTTGCTCGGCCTCGTCACCGCAATCGTGTCCATTTTCGCGAGCCGACGGGAGAGCACCCGGCACGTGGTCGAACCCACCGCCGCCTTTCTGGTCACGGCGTTGGCGTTCACCCTCGACGGCGTGTTGCACACCAAGACGGGCTATGCCACCTCACTGGCCGGGCTTGTGATCATGCTGCCCGGGCTCACCTTCACCGTGGCGCTGACCGAACTGTCCACCCGACACCTGTCTTCGGGCACGGCGCGTTTGAGCGGTGCGCTGGTGACGTTCCTCGGTTTGGGATTTGGACTGGCTCTTGGTGCCAAGGCCGGCGCGGCCCTGGGTGAAGATCTGAGCCGTTGGCTCCCCAACTTGGCCGACCTGTCCTCACGCGCGCCCCTGCCCAACTGGGCAGAATGGGTGGCGCTGCTGGTAGCGCCTCTCGGGTTCATGGTGCTGCTCAAGGCCCAGCCCCGACACGCGCTGCCCATCGTCGTGGCCAGCACCGCGGCGTATCTCACGTCGAAGTTCGCCGGCGCCGCGATGGGCGAGCAACTCGGGGCGTTCCTGGGCGCGATGGTGGTGAGCGCCGGCAGCAACCTGTTCGCGCGCATGAAACGTCGCGTGGCGATGGTCACGCAGGTCCCCGGTCTGCTCATTCTGGTTCCCGGCTCCATCGGGTTCCGCTCGGTGACCTCGCTACTCGATCAGGAAGTCGAAACCGGCATTGCCACGGCATTCCGGGTCGCGATCATCGGCATTTCACTGGCAGCCGGACTGCTGGCTGGAAATGTCGTGACACGCTCCGTGAATCGCGTACGCATCTGA